In one window of Drosophila innubila isolate TH190305 chromosome 2L unlocalized genomic scaffold, UK_Dinn_1.0 4_B_2L, whole genome shotgun sequence DNA:
- the LOC117781941 gene encoding MTRF1L release factor glutamine methyltransferase, with protein sequence MFKYLRRPLLMMTRSVSSNLSGTATTKLTTRTAGTLIEVNKALNGWEKKLKDAGVQDTDFNLKCIVSHVLKQKFNTVPDDFAHLKFDSTQLADFERFCEARCARMPLQHIIGEWDFMDITLKTSPTVFIPRPETEEFVRLVIENYRNVKHVDMLEVGCGSGAMSLSMLHELPQVDATAIERSKAATALAWENAKLLGLQERFKVYNHTMEVDKYMPEQLQDEQYDLIISNPPYVKTDEFQYLHPEVVVYENLNALDGGSDGLRVASLVFDLACLHLRPGGKLWLELGNEHPPLVKTIMNLKYQGRLQFVDSYLDQYKRERFVQLQKV encoded by the exons ATGTTTAAATATCTAAGACGACCATTGCTGATGATGACGCGTTCGGTTAGCAGCAATTTAAGcggcacagcaacaacaaagttaaCAACAAGGACTGCTGGAACATTAATTGAGGTCAACAAGGCGCTAAATGGCTGGGAGAAGAAATTGAAGGACGCCGGCGTCCAAGACACCGACTTCAATCTAAAATGCATTGTGTCTCACGTGCTGAAACAAAAATTC AACACCGTGCCCGATGATTTTGCCCATCTAAAGTTTGATTCGACACAATTGGCGGATTTTGAGCGGTTTTGTGAGGCACGTTGCGCCCGAATGCCGCTGCAGCACATCATTGGCGAATGGGATTTTATGGACATTACGTTGAAAACGTCGCCAACGGTTTTTATACCACGTCCCGAAACCGAAGAATTTGTGCGTTTGGTGATTGAGAACTATAGGAATGTCAAGCACGTGGATATGCTGGAGGTGGGCTGTGGCTCGGGTGCCATGTCGCTGTCTATGCTGCACGAACTGCCGCAGGTGGATGCCACCGCTATTGAGCGCAGCAAAGCGGCCACTGCGCTCGCGTGGGAGAATGCTAAATTACTGGGACTGCAGGAGCGCTTTAAGGTGTACAATCATACCATGGAGGTGGACAAATATATGCCGGAACAGTTGCAGGATGAGCAGTACGATTTGATTATATCAAATCCGCCATATGTAAAGACTGATGAGTTTCAGTATTTGCATCCCGAGGTGGTTGT TTATGAGAACCTGAATGCCTTGGATGGCGGCTCGGATGGTCTACGTGTGGCTAGCCTGGTCTTTGATCTGGCCTGCCTGCATCTGCGTCCTGGAGGCAAACTCTGGCTGGAACTGGGCAACGAGCATCCGCCTCTGGTCAAGACAATTATGAATCTTAAGTACCAAGGACGCCTTCAGTTTGTAGACAGCTACCTGGACCAATACAAGCGCGAGCGTTTTGTACAATTGCAAAAGGTCTAA